A section of the Phycodurus eques isolate BA_2022a chromosome 4, UOR_Pequ_1.1, whole genome shotgun sequence genome encodes:
- the LOC133402188 gene encoding chymotrypsin-like protease CTRL-1 has product MLLFITCFALVASALGCGRPSISPQISGYNKIVNGENAVPGSWPWQVSLQDGRGFHFCGGSLINQNWVVTAAHCRVSPRSHRVILGEHDRQSNGEKLQVKTISRAISHPYYNSQNFNNDITLLKLSSPVQATTTVSPVCLASSGANISTGTKCVTSGWGRTGQTSSPRYLQQTSLPILSPAQCKQYWGYNRITDAMICAGASGVSSCQGDSGGPLVCQSGGAWNLVGIVSWGTSNCNVRTPAVYARVSYLRSWIDRTIASN; this is encoded by the exons ATGTTGTTGTTCATCACTTGTTTTGCACTTGTTGCCTCTGCACTGG GGTGTGGAAGGCCTTCAATCTCGCCCCAAATCAGCGGCTACAACAAGATTGTAAATGGAGAGAATGCTGTGCCTGGGTCCTGGCCTTGGCAGGTCTCACTTCAG GATGGGAGAGGATTCCACTTCTGCGGCGGATCTCTGATTAACCAGAATTGGGTCGTTACCGCAGCTCACTGCCGTGTGTC CCCCAGAAGCCACCGTGTGATCCTGGGCGAGCACGATCGTCAGTCCAACGGCGAGAAACTTCAGGTCAAGACCATCTCCAGG GCCATCTCGCATCCCTACTACAACTCCCAGAACTTCAACAATGACATCACCCTTCTGAAGCTCTCCTCTCCAGTTCAGGCAACCACCACCGTGTCTCCTGTGTGCCTGGCCAGCTCCGGCGCCAACATCTCCACCGGAACCAAATGCGTCACAAGTGGATGGGGCAGGACCGGTCAAACCT CTAGCCCTCGTTACCTGCAGCAGACTTCCTTGCCTATCCTAAGCCCGGCTCAGTGCAAGCAGTACTGGGGTTACAACAGAATCACTGATGCTATGATCTGTGCTGGTGCTTCCGGAGTCTCCTCCTGCCAG gGTGATTCTGGTGGTCCCCTGGTGTGCCAGAGCGGTGGCGCTTGGAACCTCGTGGGTATCGTGTCCTGGGGCACTTCCAACTGCAACGTGCGAACCCCTGCCGTGTACGCCCGTGTGTCCTACCTGCGCAGTTGGATTGACAGGACCATCGCCTCTAATTAA